One Synechococcus sp. CC9605 genomic window carries:
- a CDS encoding biotin--[acetyl-CoA-carboxylase] ligase, giving the protein MQWMTDPRLPQYRGPHRGGGRLVAMYRRLAGASARCWAIRHVPVCSSTEELLGTWLRDQPSLMGPRAVIATHQRRGVGQSGRAWVSPPGGVWISAALPWRGHGSGQAGLLGLALALSVLQRLEQRGLSVQIKWPNDLFVNGRKLAGLLPGVVQRGSQLRLLRIGLGLNVRNAVPGHAIALRRLEGQLAADPIRWTAEVLLAFDHCHGIGGDGAWCLDGVQARLWSDQLVHPQDGQIWRIAGLERDGGLRLRQGSRTETWRRWP; this is encoded by the coding sequence ATGCAATGGATGACTGATCCACGGCTGCCGCAATATCGAGGCCCACACCGTGGTGGTGGCCGGTTGGTGGCGATGTATCGCCGCCTCGCTGGTGCCTCGGCACGCTGTTGGGCCATCCGACACGTGCCTGTGTGCAGCAGCACGGAGGAGCTGCTGGGGACCTGGTTGCGCGATCAGCCGTCGTTGATGGGGCCTCGCGCCGTCATTGCCACCCACCAACGCCGGGGAGTCGGCCAGTCGGGGCGCGCCTGGGTTTCTCCGCCAGGTGGTGTCTGGATCAGTGCTGCCTTGCCCTGGCGGGGCCATGGGTCTGGTCAGGCCGGCTTGCTTGGCTTGGCGCTGGCCCTGTCGGTGCTGCAACGGCTTGAGCAGCGGGGCCTTTCGGTTCAGATCAAATGGCCCAACGACCTGTTCGTGAACGGCCGCAAATTGGCGGGCCTTCTGCCAGGGGTGGTGCAGCGGGGCTCTCAGCTGCGTTTGCTGCGCATCGGCCTGGGCCTGAATGTGCGGAATGCAGTTCCTGGCCATGCCATTGCCCTGAGAAGGCTTGAAGGGCAGCTGGCTGCGGATCCGATCCGGTGGACGGCGGAGGTTTTGCTGGCCTTCGATCACTGTCACGGCATCGGAGGCGATGGGGCCTGGTGCCTCGATGGCGTTCAGGCCCGGCTCTGGTCCGATCAGCTCGTCCATCCTCAAGACGGTCAGATTTGGAGAATTGCTGGCCTTGAACGCGATGGAGGGCTGCGGTTGCGTCAGGGTTCAAGGACTGAAACCTGGCGCCGCTGGCCCTGA
- a CDS encoding ABC transporter ATP-binding protein yields the protein MAEAVQQPVAELKGISKIYGSGDLEVKALDQLNLTVQEGDYLAVMGASGSGKSTAMNILGCLDRPTSGTYRLNGMAVEQLDDDALADVRNRSLGFVFQQFHLLGHASAMENVMLPMIYAGVPREERIERAQSALRRVGLAQRLENKPNQLSGGQQQRVAIARAIINRPSLLLADEPTGALDSNTTAEVLELFDELHQQGITLVMVTHEDDVAARAQRIARFQDGRALTGCPQ from the coding sequence TTGGCTGAGGCTGTGCAGCAGCCGGTTGCTGAGCTCAAGGGGATCAGCAAGATCTATGGGTCTGGTGATCTCGAAGTCAAAGCCCTTGACCAACTGAATCTCACCGTCCAAGAGGGGGATTACCTGGCGGTGATGGGGGCCAGCGGCTCAGGCAAGAGCACGGCAATGAACATCCTTGGCTGCCTCGACCGGCCCACCAGCGGGACATACCGGCTCAATGGCATGGCCGTTGAACAGTTGGATGACGATGCCTTAGCCGACGTGCGCAACCGCTCGCTCGGATTTGTCTTTCAGCAGTTCCATCTGCTCGGCCACGCCAGCGCCATGGAGAACGTGATGCTCCCGATGATCTATGCGGGAGTGCCCAGAGAGGAACGGATCGAGCGGGCCCAATCGGCCCTGCGCCGCGTTGGTCTGGCGCAGCGTTTGGAGAACAAGCCCAATCAGCTCTCCGGAGGCCAGCAACAACGGGTGGCCATCGCCCGGGCCATCATCAACCGCCCCAGTCTGCTGCTGGCGGACGAACCCACAGGGGCCCTGGATTCCAACACCACCGCCGAAGTGCTGGAACTGTTTGATGAACTCCACCAACAGGGCATCACCCTGGTGATGGTGACCCATGAAGACGATGTGGCGGCCCGAGCTCAACGCATTGCTCGCTTCCAGGATGGTCGAGCGCTCACAGGATGCCCACAATGA
- a CDS encoding M23 family metallopeptidase gives MLVPAAAAQGFDQSLDGLVRQRVITSQERKLLRGGGVAVPMERSRFEEACRTGALSRQDCASRVARRSPGAPASARVRLIPSRQPLRVPVSALLARDGGTFRLESVFAVTPRPLPAPGNGDRQLLFPVVGDAFKSSGFGWRLHPILGSWLMHAGRDFAAPEGTPVVAALSGQVLSSGLAGGYGVAIELEHTQPLRRTLYGHLSEIYVRPGQPVRQGEVIGRVGSTGLSTGPHLHFELRTPLRAGWQAVDPGDLDLSAVMRANNDPVSLLLGQVLRSLERDQP, from the coding sequence ATGTTGGTTCCAGCCGCGGCTGCGCAGGGTTTTGATCAGTCGCTCGATGGTCTGGTTCGCCAACGGGTGATCACGTCCCAGGAGCGCAAGCTGCTCCGGGGCGGTGGCGTGGCGGTTCCCATGGAACGGAGCCGTTTCGAGGAGGCCTGTCGCACCGGTGCTCTGTCCCGGCAGGACTGCGCTTCCAGGGTGGCCAGGCGTTCGCCGGGGGCACCGGCTTCAGCACGGGTTCGCTTGATCCCCTCCCGCCAACCGTTGCGTGTTCCCGTGTCAGCGCTTCTCGCCCGCGATGGCGGCACCTTTCGGCTCGAATCCGTCTTTGCGGTCACGCCCCGTCCGCTGCCCGCCCCCGGCAATGGTGACCGTCAACTGCTCTTCCCGGTGGTTGGAGACGCTTTTAAAAGCAGTGGGTTTGGTTGGCGTCTGCATCCGATCCTGGGGAGCTGGCTGATGCATGCCGGGCGGGACTTTGCAGCACCGGAGGGCACGCCGGTGGTGGCTGCTCTTTCAGGGCAGGTCTTAAGCAGTGGTCTTGCCGGTGGCTATGGCGTCGCCATCGAACTGGAACACACCCAGCCTTTGCGCCGCACGCTCTATGGCCATCTCTCGGAGATCTATGTGCGACCCGGTCAGCCGGTGCGCCAGGGAGAGGTGATTGGCCGCGTCGGCAGCACAGGTCTCAGCACAGGGCCACACCTGCATTTCGAGTTGCGCACACCATTGCGGGCCGGTTGGCAGGCCGTTGATCCAGGGGATCTGGATCTTTCCGCCGTGATGCGTGCCAACAACGATCCTGTTTCGCTGCTGCTGGGCCAGGTGTTGCGCAGCCTTGAACGGGATCAGCCCTAG
- a CDS encoding winged helix-turn-helix domain-containing protein, whose amino-acid sequence MELQRSSTPPHQFARQGEPQTRALHPFAIPFGLAPDKRRRPAFQILRSHRSVKALEAGVDDYLIKPFSIDELMARLRAMHRRAETFSGLVGGPDVNEILKVADLSMNTRTRDVMRGDRAIRLSVKEYDLLNFLMRGAGRVLERQEIMHGVWGENFCGDDNLLDVYISYLRQKVELDDAPTLIHTVRGVGFILREQTN is encoded by the coding sequence GTGGAGCTCCAGCGTTCCTCCACACCCCCTCACCAGTTCGCGCGCCAAGGCGAGCCCCAAACCAGGGCCCTCCACCCTTTCGCCATCCCGTTCGGGCTTGCCCCGGACAAACGGCGCAGACCAGCGTTCCAGATCCTCCGAAGCCACAGGAGCGTCAAGGCTCTCGAAGCCGGCGTTGATGATTACCTGATCAAGCCATTTTCCATCGACGAATTAATGGCGCGCCTGCGGGCAATGCACCGCCGCGCTGAAACATTCTCAGGCCTCGTAGGCGGCCCAGACGTCAACGAAATTCTCAAGGTCGCCGACCTCAGCATGAACACGCGAACCCGGGATGTGATGCGGGGAGATCGTGCGATCCGACTGTCGGTGAAAGAATACGACCTGCTGAATTTCCTGATGCGGGGCGCAGGCCGCGTGCTTGAACGCCAGGAAATCATGCACGGTGTTTGGGGAGAAAATTTTTGTGGGGACGACAATCTTCTCGACGTCTATATCAGCTACCTGCGTCAAAAAGTCGAACTGGATGATGCGCCCACCCTCATCCACACCGTGCGCGGTGTTGGATTCATCCTCAGGGAACAGACGAACTGA
- a CDS encoding response regulator: MEETPKALRVAVVEDDPRIQQLISAEITDEGHTCIRFGSAEDFLDEAGSDRFDLLLLDLMLPGMDGLACLKQLQLQAASQPALRVVIVTALNDADKKHEALANGAEAYVLKPDLFEQLPQLLQTRSMF, from the coding sequence ATGGAGGAGACCCCCAAGGCTCTTCGTGTTGCAGTCGTGGAGGATGACCCGCGCATCCAGCAGCTGATCAGTGCTGAGATCACCGATGAGGGGCACACCTGCATCCGCTTCGGATCCGCAGAAGACTTTCTCGACGAAGCCGGCTCTGATCGTTTCGATCTGCTGCTGCTGGACTTGATGCTGCCCGGCATGGACGGCTTGGCCTGCCTGAAACAGCTGCAGCTCCAGGCCGCTTCCCAGCCTGCGTTGAGGGTGGTCATCGTGACGGCTCTCAATGACGCCGACAAGAAACACGAAGCTCTGGCGAATGGAGCGGAGGCCTACGTGCTCAAGCCGGATCTGTTCGAACAGTTGCCACAACTGCTCCAGACCCGTTCGATGTTCTGA